Proteins encoded within one genomic window of Triticum aestivum cultivar Chinese Spring chromosome 2D, IWGSC CS RefSeq v2.1, whole genome shotgun sequence:
- the LOC123051313 gene encoding DNA repair protein RAD5B encodes MTGDGVWQESPSQAELFAAEVAAVRAVLGAALPEARVLAALSRCGGNTERAINALLDDGADADADDAAERAIDALLDAEKVRVKAERDATAALTPTIRVKTEAVDVPKKDRSVRPPPAKRAPLPPPRRVKEEKQEEEEEVTSGRPRPRAGGCGISLVPRPAKMDCDDDEAEGIDAAPRPKKRVREEEGVVDLTATHPLPYLNPRPIRAIPPEEAAQMYDPQPIRAVPPREPAKMHNPPQRQRPQPARAAAAPPKSDWKMVVAAPEAELGDFAPEPDWFLVDKSYVAGLSTHSGRRMLDAGEIVHFGFPSYDRVNCGIKMSAKKAASLLQIVRFSTKRAGEIGKLSPEWTKCLVPLVNSSKVKIQGKIVFPTMELSLMQDILLYVSFYIHKSVFTKGDNSSLSQLAPANVDYSDNPLHALFKLLKLRASIKADFTLDELTRKRPWNLRGDANGDDESTPIVGLETRRTAGQTFPEQAADEQAISEAALNKIIGTAEIYDLKEAEPPHTLVSVLKPYQKEALFWMSELEKGCIDDDESKNAIDPCFSAYTIADKRAPAVYINVFSGEATTKFPSLSKTTRGGILADAMGLGKTVMTIALILSNPRGEQSNYIERDIIRPVRGCDTRTRTSTPNIRGGTLIVCPMALLGQWKDELEAHSTPGAISVFVYYGGDRTGDLKLMAEHTVVLTTYGVLQSAHKADGSSAFHRIDWYRIVLDEAHTIKSPRTKAAQAAYMLSSQCRWCLTGTPLQNNLEDLYSLLCFLRVEPWCNSNWWQKLIQRPYENGDERGLKLVKAILRPLMLRRTKETKDKMGKPILVLPPANVEVVECEQSIEERDFYEALFRRSKVQFDKFVAQGNVLNNYANILELLLRLRQCCDHPFLVISKADTKKYTDLDELAERFLKGAQNDSGCRAIVPPRAFVEDVVEEIRQGTAAECPICLESTSDDPVITPCAHRMCRECLLSCWSTPAGGACPICRSPITKADLIMLPVQCRYEVDAKNNWKDSCKVVRLLATLEDLGKKGEKSIVFSQFTSFFDLLEIPLNQKGIKFLRFDGKVTQKHREKVLNEFSQSKDKLVLLMSLKAGGVGLNLTAASNVFLMDPWWNPAVEEQAIMRIHRIGQKRAVHVRRFIVKDTVEERMQQVQARKQRMIAGALTDEEVRSSRIEELKMLFK; translated from the exons atgaCGGGCGACGGCGTCTGGCAAGAGTCCCCCAGCCAGGCCGAGCTCTTCGCCGCCGAGGTCGCCGCCGTCCGCGCGGTGCTCGGCGCGGCGCTCCCGGAGGCCCGCGTCCTCGCCGCGCTCTCCCGCTGCGGCGGCAACACCGAGCGCGCCATCAACGCGCTCCTCGACGACGGCGCCGACGCGGACGCGGACGACGCCGCCGAGCGCGCCATCGACGCGCTCCTCGACGCCGAGAAGGTCCGCGTCAAGGCGGAGCGCGACGCTACAGCTGCCCTGACGCCGACGATCAGGGTGAAGACCGAGGCTGTCGACGTGCCCAAGAAGGACCGGTCTGTCCGCCCCCCTCCCGCCAAACGGGCCCCtttgccgccgccgcgccgtgtcaaggaggagaagcaggaggaggaggaggaggttaccagcggccgcccccgcccccgcgccgGCGGCTGCGGCATAAGCCTCGTGCCGCGGCCGGCGAAGATGGACTGCGACGACGACGAGGCGGAGGGCATCGACGCCGCGCCGAGGCCGAAGAAGAGGGTCCGGGAAGAGGAGGGCGTGGTCGACCTCACGGCGACGCACCCGCTGCCGTACCTCAACCCGCGGCCCATCCGGGCGATTCCGCCGGAGGAGGCCGCGCAGATGTACGACCCGCAGCCGATCCGGGCTGTTCCGCCGCGGGAGCCCGCCAAGATGCACAACCCGCCGCAGCGGCAGCGGCCGCAGCCGGCAAGGGCCGCCGCGGCCCCGCCGAAGAGCGATTGGAAGATGGTggtggcggcgccggaggcggAGCTCGGGGACTTCGCGCCGGAGCCCGACTGGTTCCTTGTCGACAAGTCCTATGTCGCCGGGCTGTCCACGCACAGCGGGAGGCGGATGCTGGACGCCGGCGAGATCGTCCATTTCGGCTTCCCGTCCTACGACCGGGTCAACTGCGGCATCAAGATGTCGGCCAAGAAGGCGGCGTCGCTGTTACAGATTGTGCGCTTCTCCACCAAGCGCGCCGGAGAG ATCGGAAAGCTGTCTCCGGAGTGGACAAAGTGCCTTGTCCCGCTGGTGAACTCTTCCAAAGTTAAGATTCAGGGGAAGATCGTGTTTCCGACAATGGAGCTGAGCCTGATGCAGGACATCTTGCTCTATGTCAG CTTCTACATTCACAAGTCAGTGTTCACCAAAGGCGACAACTCATCCTTGAGCCAGCTTGCTCCTGCAAATGTTGATTATTCAGACAACCCTCTCCATGCTCTGTTCAAATTACTCAAGCTAAGGGCATCTATCAAG GCTGATTTCACTCTTGATGAGCTCACGAGAAAGCGACCGTGGAATCTGAGG GGTGATGCCAATGGAGATGATGAATCAACTCCTATTGTTGGACTTGAAACCCGTCGCACAGCTGGGCAAACTTTTCCGGAGCAAGCCGCTGATGAGCAGGCCATTTCAGAAGCTGCCTTGAACAAAATTATTGGCACAGCTGAAATATATGACTTGAAG GAAGCAGAGCCACCACACACTCTTGTTTCTGTTCTCAAACCGTATCAGAAAGAAGCTCTCTTTTGGATGTCAGAATTGGAGAAGGGATGCATCGATGACGATGAATCAAAAAATGCTATTGATCCCTGCTTTAGTGCCTACACTAttgctgacaa GAGGGCTCCTGCTGTGTACATTAATGTTTTCTCTGGTGAAGCGACAACCAAGTTTCCAAGTTTAAGTAAGACGACACGAGGAGGG ATACTGGCAGATGCAATGGGTCTTGGCAAAACTGTCATGACTATTGCCCTGATACTGTCGAATCCAAGGGGGGAGCAGTCCAACTACATAGAAAGAGACATAATAAGGCCTGTAAGAGGTTGTGATACCAGAACACGCACTTCGACCCCCAATATAAGAGGAGGTACCCTTATTGTGTGTCCCATGGCATTATTGGGTCAATGGAAG GATGAACTGGAAGCACATTCAACACCGGGAGCAATTTCTGTGTTTGTATACTATGGTGGTGATAGAACTGGTGACCTCAAATTGATGGCTGAACATACTGTTGTCTTGACGACCTATGGTGTCCTTCAGTCAGCTCATAAAGCA GATGGTAGCAGTGCCTTTCACAGGATAGATTGGTATAGAATTGTGCTTGATGAAGCACATACAATCAAGTCTCCCAGAACTAAAGCTGCCCAAGCAGCTTATATGTTAAGCTCGCAATGCAGATGGTGCCTAACTGGTACACCGTTGCAG AATAATTTGGAGGACCTTTACAGTCTTCTTTGCTTCTTACGTGTAGAGCCATGGTGTAATTCAAATTG GTGGCAGAAGCTGATTCAGAGACCTTATGAGAATGGTGATGAGAGGGGATTGAAGCTTGTCAAAGCTATTCTTAGGCCGCTCATGCTGAGGAGAACCAAGGAAACAAAAGACAAGATGGGAAA GCCCATATTGGTCCTCCCACCAGCTAACGTTGAGGTTGTGGAATGCGAACAGTCTATCGAGGAACGTGATTTCTATGAAGCGCTTTTCAGGAGATCGAAG GTTCAATTCGATAAGTTTGTGGCACAAGGCAATGTTCTTAACAACTATGCTAATATTCTTGAGCTACTTCTTCGTCTAAGGCAGTGCTGTGATCACCCTTTCCTGGTCATCAG CAAAGCTGATACCAAGAAGTACACCGACCTAGACGAGCTAGCGGAACGGTTCCTTAAAGGGGCACAGAATGATTCTGGATGCCGTGCCATTGTACCCCCGCGGGCATTTGTAGAGGATGTCGTTGAGGAAATCCGCCAGGGCACGGCCGCGGAGTGCCCTATCTGCCTTGAGTCGACCTCCGATGACCCCGTGATCACCCCTTGCGCGCACCGCATGTGCCGCGAGTGCCTCCTTTCCTGCTGGAGCACGCCGGCCGGGGGGGCCTGCCCTATCTGCCGAAGCCCCATCACCAAGGCCGATCTGATCATGCTGCCCGTCCAGTGCCGCTACGAGGTCGACGCCAAGAACAACTGGAAGGATTCATGCAAGGTGGTGAGGCTCCTCGCGACCCTGGAGGACCTCGGGAAGAAGGGGGAGAAGAGCATCGTGTTCAGCCAGTTCACTTCTTTCTTTGATCTTTTGGAGATCCCCTTGAACCAGAAGGGCATCAAGTTCTTGAGGTTTGATGGGAAGGTGACCCAGAAGCACAGGGAGAAGGTCCTCAATGAGTTCAGTCAAAGCAAGGACAAACTG GTGCTGTTGATGTCACTCAAAGCTGGAGGTGTGGGCCTGAACCTGACTGCTGCCTCCAATGTCTTCCTCATG GATCCATGGTGGAACCCTGCGGTGGAGGAGCAGGCCATCATGCGGATCCACCGCATCGGGCAGAAGAGGGCGGTCCATGTGAGGCGGTTCATCGTCAAGGACACGGTGGAGGAGCGGATGCAGCAGGTGCAGGCGCGCAAGCAGCGGATGATCGCCGGGGCGCTGACGGACGAGGAGGTCCGCAGCTCGCGCATCGAGGAGCTCAAGATGCTCTTCAAATGA
- the LOC123048512 gene encoding obtusifoliol 14-alpha demethylase-like codes for MELTRVLWLAFVPIFITIVVSIMMARRRTFSPTTTTKRSPPPPPMAAGAPLLGILPALLAKGPLQVIHDAHADMGSVFTVGLLHRKVTFLVGPDVSSHFYQGLDSEISQDEVSRFTIPTFGPGVGFDVDLATRREQFRFFGDAMKPAKLRTYAGLMVREVEEYFGSWGQSGTVDLKKDLEHLVTLVASRCLFGEEVRAKMLAEVATHLRELNDGMRLVTILFPHLPIPAHHRRDRARARLGEIFSDIISSRRASYPDGSARNVNDDMLQWLVGSRYKDGRATTEAEVVGMLVSALFAGQHTSSSTGTWTGARLLARTNAEHLRAAVREQERIVARHGDRVDYEVLQEMDTLHRSVKEALRLHPPAMLLLRHARRSFTVRTREGDEYEVPEGRTVASPLVLHNRLPHIYRDPERYEPGRFGPGGGEDGAGGALSYTAFGGGRHACVGEAFAYMQIKVIWSHLLRNFEMEMVSPFPETNWNVVMPVPKGKVMVCYNRRSMSPAA; via the exons ATGGAACTGACAAGAGTCCTTTGGCTAGCGTTTGTTCCTATTTTCATCACAATCGTCGTGTCGATCATGATGGCCCGCCGACGAACCttctctccaacaacaacaaccaaacgatcgcctcctccgccgcccatGGCCGCAGGGGCTCCCCTTCTGGGGATCCTCCCGGCGCTTCTCGCCAAGGGCCCGCTGCAAGTGATCCATGACGCCCACGCGGACATGGGGAGCGTGTTCACGGTGGGACTGCTGCATCGCAAGGTGACCTTCCTGGTTGGGCCGGACGTGTCGAGCCATTTCTACCAAGGGCTGGACTCGGAGATCAGCCAGGACGAGGTCTCCCGGTTCACCATTCCGACCTTCGGCCCCGGCGTCGGCTTCGACGTCGACTTGGCCACTCGGCGCGAGCAGTTCCGGTTCTTCGGCGACGCGATGAAGCCGGCAAAACTCAGGACCTATGCTGGCCTCATGGTACGCGAAGTAGAG GAGTACTTTGGGAGCTGGGGGCAGTCTGGCACGGTTGACTTGAAGAAGGACCTAGAGCACCTCGTCACGCTCGTGGCCAGCCGGTGCTTGTTTGGGGAGGAGGTCCGGGCCAAGATGCTGGCCGAGGTCGCAACGCACCTCCGTGAACTCAACGACGGCATGCGCCTCGTCACCATCCTCTTCCCGCACCTGCCGATCCCAGCGCACCACAGACGCGACAGGGCGCGCGCTAGGCTCGGCGAGATATTCTCCGACATCATCAGCTCCCGAAGAGCAAGCTACCCTGACGGTAGTGCCCGGAACGTCAATGACGACATGTTGCAGTGGCTGGTCGGTTCCAGGTACAAAGACGGCCGCGCCACCACCGAGGCCGAGGTCGTCGGCATGCTGGTCTCGGCGTTGTTCGCGGGGCAGCACACAAGCTCCAGCACGGGCACGTGGACCGGGGCGCGCCTCCTCGCGCGCACCAACGCCGAGCACCTGCGCGCCGCCGTCCGGGAGCAGGAGCGGATCGTGGCACGCCACGGGGACCGCGTCGACTACGAGGTCCTGCAGGAGATGGACACCCTCCACCGCAGCGTCAAGGAGGCTCTGCGGCTCCACCCGCCGGCGATGCTGCTGCTGCGCCACGCGCGCCGCAGCTTCACCGTgcggacgagggagggcgacgagTACGAGGTCCCGGAGGGGCGTACAGTCGCGAGCCCGCTGGTGCTCCACAACCGCCTCCCGCACATCTACAGGGACCCGGAGAGATATGAGCCGGGCCGGTTCGGCCCCGGCGGAGGGGAGGACGGGGCCGGCGGAGCATTGTCGTACACGGCGTTCGGTGGCGGGCGGCACGCCTGCGTCGGCGAGGCGTTCGCCTACATGCAGATCAAGGTGATATGGAGCCACCTGCTGAGGAACTTTGAGATGGAGATGGTGTCGCCGTTCCCCGAGACGAACTGGAACGTGGTCATGCCGGTGCCCAAGGGGAAGGTCATGGTCTGCTACAACAGAAGGAGCATGTCACCGGCCGCCTAA
- the LOC123051314 gene encoding acyl transferase 15-like, which translates to MSARAVTKSAPVLVAGPPGGDDAVVHLTSSFDRIVPPIGVTALLLFDRPIPEPADTIRTALSRALAHYRPVAGRLAADADADGKLLRIEGAAGVPFVAASASYALADVTVPLLGGLAARYPGRLCRHADPLLLVQVTVFACGGFAVAATWNHVLTDGEGMAQFLGAVGELARGASPAPSVTPLRADDGSLLGLPPTIVAAQKQGGSSMLRMNLALLDVTVPAGLIGRVRAEFDAAGLGGPCTAFEAVAAVLWRCRTRAAVVSVSDEAPVTLLFAANMRRLAGARPGYYGNCAVLQPLTSTRGAVANGAAADVLRMIRRAKERIPDLLAPGGTTTEQGAVALTYSTLVVSSWRNLGFEAADFGGGRPARVTWHWHGEGTTVPSCVVCPPGTDGDNGGVSVTSLFVRPEHAKAFLAELAAMSPASMPSPSPSP; encoded by the coding sequence ATGAGCGCCCGGGCGGTGACCAAGTCGGCGCCGGTGCTCGTCGCCGGCCCGCCTGGCGGCGACGACGCCGTGGTCCACCTCACCTCCTCCTTCGACCGGATCGTCCCTCCTATTGGGGTCACCGCGCTGCTCCTCTTCGACCGGCCGATCCCCGAGCCGGCGGACACCATCAGGACGGCGCTCTCGAGGGCGCTTGCCCACTAccgccccgtcgccggccgcctcgccgccgacgccgacgccgatggCAAGCTCCTGCGCATCGAGGGCGCGGCCGGCGTGCCGTTCGTCGCCGCGTCGGCGTCCTACGCGCTGGCGGACGTCACGGTGCCGCTGCTCGGCGGCCTCGCGGCGCGGTACCCCGGAAGGCTCTGCCGCCACGCCGACCCCCTGCTCCTGGTGCAGGTCACCGTGTTCGCCTGCGGCGGGTTCGCCGTCGCCGCGACGTGGAACCACGTGCTGACGGACGGCGAGGGCATGGCGCAGTTCCTGGGCGCCGTCGGGGAGCTCGCGCGCGGGGCGTCCCCGGCGCCGTCCGTCACGCCGCTCCGCGCCGACGACGGCTCGCTCCTGGGCCTCCCGCCGACGATAGTCGCCGCGCAGAAGCAGGGGGGCAGCTCCATGCTCAGaatgaacctcgcgctcctggacGTCACCGTCCCCGCCGGCCTGATCGGCCGCGTCAGGGCCGAGTTCGACGCCGCCGGCCTCGGCGGCCCGTGCACGGCGTTCGAGGCCGTCGCGGCGGTGCTGTGGCGGTGCCGGACCCGCGCGGCCGTCGTCTCAGTCTCCGACGAGGCCCCCGTGACCCTCTTGTTCGCGGCCAACATGCGCCGGCTCGCCGGCGCCAGGCCCGGGTACTACGGCAACTGCGCGGTGCTGCAGCCGCTGACCTCGACGCGCGGCGCGGTGGCGAACGGCGCGGCCGCGGACGTGCTGAGGATGATCCGGCGCGCGAAGGAGAGGATCCCCGACCTGCTCGCCCCCGGCGGCACGACGACGGAGCAGGGGGCGGTGGCGCTGACGTACAGCACGCTGGTGGTGTCGAGCTGGAGGAACCTGGGGTTCGAGGCGGCGGACTTCGGCGGCGGGAGGCCGGCGCGGGTGACATGGCACTGGCACGGGGAGGGGACGACGGTGCCGAGCTGCGTCGTGTGCCCGCCGGGCACGGACGGCGACAACGGCGGGGTCAGCGTGACATCGCTCTTCGTCAGGCCGGAGCACGCCAAGGCATTCCTAGCTGAGCTCGCCGCCATGTCGCCGGCATCCatgccatcaccatcaccatcaccatga